One Janthinobacterium sp. TB1-E2 genomic region harbors:
- the flhF gene encoding flagellar biosynthesis protein FlhF, whose amino-acid sequence MNVKKFTGASSRDALRKVREALGPDAVILSNRQADGVVEILALANDDAASLASPPAASEMAQPRPQLQTQFATPQRPAAPAQRPAAPRPAAPRQAASEPVDMARMQQMMASALAHVKENAAAEMSGMMNEIRAMRGMMETQLAEISWGSTQQREPQKAVVLREMLAAGFSASLARYLIDKLPAGLDGAQSMRWIKTVLSRNLNTVANEDAMLEQGGVFALVGPTGVGKTTSTAKLAARCVMRHGPEKLALITTDAYRIGAHEQLRIYGKILGVMVHSVKDEADLRIALKELKNKHTVLIDTVGVSQRDQMVTEQVAMLSGAGADVKRLLCLNSTATQETLNEVVRAYQGSGLAGCIMTKLDEAASIGNVLDVVIRQKLNLFYVSNGQRVPEDLYLADRGYLIDRAFKLKRDSAATQFSDAELPLLMAQAAARNNEARGVHLG is encoded by the coding sequence ATGAATGTGAAGAAATTTACGGGCGCCTCGTCGCGCGATGCGTTGCGCAAGGTGCGCGAAGCGCTGGGCCCCGATGCCGTGATTCTGTCGAACCGCCAGGCCGATGGCGTGGTGGAAATCCTCGCGCTGGCCAATGATGATGCCGCTTCGCTCGCTTCGCCGCCGGCCGCGTCCGAAATGGCCCAGCCCCGTCCCCAGTTGCAGACCCAGTTCGCCACACCGCAGCGTCCGGCCGCCCCGGCCCAGCGCCCGGCTGCGCCACGTCCTGCCGCGCCGCGCCAGGCTGCTTCCGAGCCAGTGGACATGGCCCGCATGCAGCAGATGATGGCCAGCGCGCTGGCGCACGTCAAAGAGAACGCCGCCGCCGAGATGAGCGGCATGATGAATGAAATCCGCGCCATGCGCGGCATGATGGAAACCCAGCTGGCGGAAATTTCGTGGGGGTCGACGCAGCAGCGCGAGCCGCAAAAAGCCGTCGTGCTGCGCGAAATGCTGGCCGCCGGCTTTTCCGCCAGCCTGGCGCGCTACCTGATCGACAAGCTGCCCGCCGGCCTCGACGGTGCGCAAAGCATGCGCTGGATCAAGACCGTCCTCAGCCGCAACCTGAATACGGTGGCCAATGAAGACGCCATGCTCGAGCAGGGCGGCGTGTTTGCCCTGGTGGGCCCGACCGGTGTCGGCAAGACCACCAGTACGGCCAAGCTGGCGGCCCGCTGCGTGATGCGCCACGGCCCGGAAAAGCTGGCCCTGATCACCACGGACGCCTACCGTATCGGTGCGCATGAGCAGCTGCGCATCTACGGCAAGATCCTCGGCGTGATGGTGCATTCCGTGAAAGATGAAGCGGATTTGCGCATCGCCCTGAAAGAATTGAAGAACAAGCACACGGTGCTGATCGATACGGTGGGCGTGAGCCAGCGCGACCAGATGGTGACGGAGCAGGTGGCCATGCTGTCGGGTGCCGGCGCCGACGTGAAACGTTTGCTGTGCCTGAATTCCACGGCAACCCAGGAAACCCTCAACGAAGTGGTGCGCGCCTATCAGGGCAGCGGCCTGGCCGGCTGCATCATGACCAAGCTCGATGAAGCGGCGTCGATCGGCAACGTGCTTGACGTGGTGATCCGCCAGAAGCTGAACCTGTTCTATGTGTCGAACGGCCAGCGCGTGCCGGAAGACCTGTACCTGGCCGACCGTGGCTACCTGATCGACCGCGCCTTCAAGCTCAAGCGCGACTCGGCGGCCACGCAGTTTTCCGACGCTGAACTGCCGCTCCTGATGGCGCAGGCGGCCGCCCGCAACAATGAAGCGCGCGGGGTGCACCTTGGCTAA
- the flhA gene encoding flagellar biosynthesis protein FlhA, with protein sequence MNGLTMPAWLSGLKGNASKGLAAPIIIIMLLAMMVLPLPAFILDIFFSFNIALSIIVLLTALYTVKPLDFMAFPTILLVSTMLRLSLNVASTRVVLTEGHTGADAAGKVIEAFGHFLIGGNFTVGIVVFIILTIINFTVVTKGAGRIAEVGARFALDAMPGKQMAIDADLNAGLIGEDEARRRRTEVAQEAEFYGAMDGASKYVRGDAIAGIMVTVINIVGGLLVGLLQHDMGFADALKNYTLLAIGDGLVAQIPSLIISTAAGIVVSRVASEQDIGTQLVGQLFAKPQVLYITAGIIGGMGLIPGMPNMVFILLASLLAGSAYLISKKRTQEKEAAEKPAEAPQATVAPEQEEASWQDIMPVDTLGLEVGYRLIPLVDKTQGGELLKRIKGIRKKFAQEVGFLAPPVHIRDNLELKPSAYRITLKGVEVGVGEAFNGQFLAINPGMASGTLPGLATSDPAFGLPATWIDASLRDQAQSMGYTVVDAGTVVATHLNHLITSHASELLGRAEVQSLLDHLGKDAPRLVEDLVPKMLSLSALQKVLQNLLAEGVHIRDMRTIIETLAEYTVSTQDPNELTALVRVSLGRAIVQQLFPGAAELSVMTLDSRLERLLMQAMGNGGDGAGIEPGLADTIAHQAGLAAQQQEALGLTPVLLVPAPLRALLSRFLRRALPQLKVLSHAEVPETKTIRVTALVGAQ encoded by the coding sequence ATGAACGGCCTGACCATGCCAGCCTGGCTCAGCGGATTGAAAGGCAACGCCAGCAAGGGCCTCGCCGCGCCGATCATCATCATCATGCTGCTGGCGATGATGGTGCTGCCGCTGCCCGCCTTCATCCTCGACATCTTCTTCAGCTTCAATATCGCGCTGTCCATCATCGTGCTGCTGACGGCGCTGTACACGGTCAAGCCGCTCGACTTCATGGCGTTCCCGACCATTTTGCTCGTGTCGACCATGCTGCGCCTGTCGCTGAACGTGGCGTCCACGCGCGTGGTGCTGACGGAAGGCCATACGGGTGCCGACGCGGCCGGTAAAGTGATTGAAGCGTTCGGTCACTTCCTGATCGGCGGCAACTTCACGGTCGGTATCGTGGTCTTCATTATTTTGACGATCATTAACTTTACCGTCGTGACCAAGGGTGCGGGCCGTATCGCCGAGGTGGGCGCCCGCTTCGCGCTGGACGCGATGCCTGGTAAACAGATGGCCATCGATGCCGACCTGAACGCCGGCCTGATCGGCGAAGACGAAGCGCGCCGCCGCCGCACGGAAGTGGCGCAGGAAGCGGAATTCTATGGCGCCATGGACGGTGCCAGCAAATACGTGCGCGGCGACGCCATCGCCGGCATCATGGTGACCGTCATCAATATCGTCGGCGGCTTGCTGGTGGGCTTGCTGCAGCATGACATGGGCTTTGCCGACGCACTCAAGAACTACACCTTGCTGGCCATCGGTGACGGCCTGGTGGCGCAGATTCCTTCGCTGATCATTTCCACGGCGGCCGGTATCGTTGTCTCGCGCGTGGCCAGCGAACAGGACATCGGCACCCAGCTGGTGGGCCAGCTGTTTGCGAAACCGCAAGTGCTGTATATTACCGCCGGCATCATCGGCGGCATGGGCTTGATCCCCGGCATGCCGAACATGGTCTTCATCCTGCTGGCCTCGCTGCTGGCCGGCTCCGCCTATTTGATCAGCAAGAAGCGCACGCAGGAAAAAGAAGCGGCCGAGAAACCGGCCGAAGCGCCGCAGGCGACCGTGGCGCCCGAGCAGGAAGAAGCCAGCTGGCAAGACATCATGCCCGTCGACACCCTGGGCCTGGAAGTCGGCTACCGCCTGATTCCCCTGGTCGACAAGACGCAGGGCGGCGAGTTGCTCAAGCGTATCAAGGGCATCCGCAAGAAATTCGCCCAGGAAGTGGGCTTCCTGGCGCCGCCCGTGCATATCCGCGACAACCTGGAATTGAAGCCGTCCGCCTACCGCATCACCTTGAAGGGCGTGGAAGTGGGCGTGGGCGAAGCGTTCAACGGCCAGTTCCTGGCCATCAACCCCGGCATGGCCAGCGGCACCTTGCCGGGCCTGGCCACGAGCGACCCCGCTTTCGGCTTGCCCGCCACCTGGATCGACGCCAGCTTGCGCGACCAGGCCCAATCGATGGGCTACACGGTCGTCGATGCGGGCACCGTAGTGGCCACGCACTTGAACCATTTGATCACCTCGCACGCTTCCGAGCTGCTGGGCCGCGCGGAAGTGCAGTCGCTGCTCGACCACCTGGGCAAGGATGCGCCGCGCCTGGTGGAAGACCTGGTGCCGAAGATGCTGTCGCTGTCGGCCCTGCAAAAAGTGCTGCAGAACCTGCTGGCCGAGGGCGTGCACATCCGCGACATGCGCACCATCATCGAAACCCTGGCCGAGTACACGGTCAGCACGCAAGACCCGAACGAGCTGACGGCGCTGGTGCGCGTCTCTCTGGGGCGCGCCATCGTGCAGCAACTGTTCCCCGGCGCGGCCGAACTGTCCGTGATGACCCTCGACAGCCGCCTGGAGCGTTTGCTGATGCAGGCGATGGGCAATGGCGGCGACGGCGCCGGCATCGAGCCGGGCCTGGCCGATACCATCGCGCACCAGGCGGGCCTGGCTGCCCAGCAGCAGGAAGCGCTGGGCCTGACACCGGTGCTGCTGGTGCCGGCGCCGCTGCGCGCCCTGCTGTCGCGCTTCCTGCGCCGCGCCTTGCCACAACTCAAAGTACTGTCGCATGCGGAAGTGCCGGAAACCAAGACGATCCGCGTCACGGCGCTGGTGGGTGCGCAGTAG
- a CDS encoding fumarylacetoacetate hydrolase family protein, translated as MKLATLNDGTRDGQLAVVSRDLKTAHLADGIASTLQKALDDWSFIAPQLDLLYQTINSGRGHRAFEFDPANCMAPLPRSSLRVAGASYLQQIERACKAAGIEAPANLRDAPRMYQGASDDFLGAHDAITLAHEQWGIDYEAGIAAITDDVAMGSTPDQAHLNIKLLMLVNDITLRNLAPDEQASGYGFLQAKPAMACSPVAITPDELGDAWRGGKVHYALRCSLNGKLTGQPHAGADMAFNYPQLLAHLCQTRNARAGSVVSAGGVANKEVKKGFSSIVERRNQEMIADGVASTPYLLFGDIVRLEMLGDDGKSLFGAIEQTVKQAEARKSR; from the coding sequence ATGAAATTAGCTACCCTGAACGATGGCACGCGCGATGGCCAGCTCGCTGTCGTCTCGCGCGACCTGAAAACGGCCCACCTGGCCGATGGCATCGCCTCGACCCTGCAAAAGGCGCTCGACGACTGGAGCTTCATCGCGCCCCAGCTCGACTTGCTGTACCAGACCATCAATAGCGGCCGCGGCCATCGCGCCTTCGAGTTCGACCCGGCCAACTGCATGGCGCCCTTGCCGCGCAGCAGCCTGCGCGTGGCGGGCGCGTCCTACCTGCAGCAGATCGAGCGCGCCTGCAAGGCGGCGGGAATTGAGGCACCCGCCAATCTGCGCGATGCGCCAAGGATGTACCAGGGCGCCAGCGACGATTTCCTCGGCGCCCACGATGCCATCACCCTGGCGCACGAGCAGTGGGGCATCGATTACGAGGCCGGCATCGCCGCCATCACGGACGACGTGGCCATGGGCTCGACGCCGGACCAGGCCCACCTGAACATCAAGCTGTTGATGCTGGTCAACGACATCACCCTGCGCAATCTGGCACCCGACGAACAGGCCAGCGGCTACGGCTTCCTGCAGGCGAAGCCGGCCATGGCTTGCTCGCCTGTCGCCATCACGCCCGACGAACTCGGTGACGCCTGGCGCGGCGGCAAGGTGCATTACGCCCTGCGCTGCAGCCTGAACGGCAAGTTGACGGGCCAGCCCCACGCGGGTGCCGACATGGCGTTCAATTACCCGCAATTGCTGGCCCATCTGTGCCAGACGCGCAATGCGCGCGCCGGCAGCGTGGTCAGTGCGGGCGGCGTCGCCAACAAGGAAGTCAAGAAGGGATTTTCCAGTATCGTTGAGCGACGTAACCAGGAGATGATCGCCGATGGCGTCGCCAGCACGCCGTATCTGCTGTTTGGTGATATTGTTCGCCTGGAAATGCTGGGTGACGACGGCAAGTCCCTGTTTGGCGCGATCGAACAGACCGTGAAGCAGGCGGAAGCCAGGAAGTCCCGCTAA
- the flhB gene encoding flagellar biosynthesis protein FlhB yields MSEDSDAEKTEAASPKRLEQAREEGDVPRSREVATFTVLMASGCCLWFAGDAIVRRLTAVMVSGLTLDREQILNPDAMMLRIGYDVGSVLLTCLPYAAAIMLVALASPVLVGGWLFSSKAFTPNFGKLNPIRGLGNMFSKNALVELLKAIAKTLVVGVVAWMVMQHQKDAVLGLSVESLRAGSAHLISLLITAFLLIVGALGLIAAIDGPYQMWHYANKMKMTLQEVKQESKESDGNPQIKAKIRQMQHEMSRRRMMADVPTADVVVTNPTHYAVALKYGENSRGAPQVVAKGIDEVAAKIRELAGEHKVAILEAPALARALYKHTDIGDEIPEALYGAVAEVLAYVFQLRSYGSGHGERPDKPKKLDVPPELDPLDPASQTKPAADAADKNKGSTP; encoded by the coding sequence ATGTCGGAAGACAGCGACGCAGAAAAGACCGAAGCCGCGTCACCGAAGCGCCTCGAGCAGGCGCGTGAGGAAGGTGACGTTCCGCGATCGCGTGAAGTGGCCACGTTTACGGTGTTGATGGCGTCCGGCTGCTGCCTGTGGTTTGCCGGCGACGCCATCGTGCGGCGGCTGACGGCTGTCATGGTTTCCGGGCTGACGCTGGACCGGGAGCAGATACTCAATCCCGACGCGATGATGTTGCGCATCGGCTATGACGTGGGCTCGGTCTTGCTGACCTGCCTGCCGTACGCCGCGGCCATCATGCTTGTCGCCCTGGCCTCGCCCGTGCTGGTGGGCGGCTGGCTGTTCAGCTCCAAGGCGTTCACCCCCAATTTTGGCAAGCTCAACCCGATTCGTGGCCTGGGCAATATGTTTTCGAAGAATGCGCTGGTGGAGCTGCTCAAGGCCATTGCCAAGACCCTCGTCGTCGGCGTCGTCGCCTGGATGGTGATGCAGCATCAAAAGGATGCCGTGCTGGGCCTGTCGGTGGAATCCTTGCGCGCCGGTTCGGCCCATTTGATCAGCCTGCTGATCACGGCCTTTTTGCTGATCGTCGGCGCCCTGGGCCTGATCGCCGCCATCGACGGTCCGTACCAGATGTGGCACTACGCCAACAAGATGAAAATGACCTTGCAGGAAGTCAAGCAAGAGTCGAAGGAGTCGGACGGCAATCCGCAGATCAAGGCGAAGATACGCCAGATGCAACATGAAATGTCGCGCCGCCGCATGATGGCCGACGTGCCGACGGCCGACGTGGTGGTAACCAATCCTACGCACTACGCCGTGGCCTTGAAGTATGGCGAGAATTCGCGCGGCGCACCGCAGGTGGTGGCCAAGGGCATCGACGAAGTGGCGGCGAAGATCCGCGAACTGGCCGGCGAACACAAGGTCGCCATCCTCGAAGCGCCGGCCCTGGCGCGCGCGCTGTACAAGCACACGGACATCGGCGACGAGATTCCCGAGGCGCTGTACGGCGCCGTGGCCGAAGTGCTGGCCTACGTGTTCCAGCTGCGCAGCTACGGCAGCGGCCACGGCGAGCGCCCCGACAAGCCGAAAAAACTCGATGTCCCGCCCGAGCTCGACCCGCTCGACCCCGCATCGCAGACCAAACCCGCAGCAGACGCGGCAGACAAGAATAAAGGAAGCACACCATGA
- a CDS encoding MinD/ParA family ATP-binding protein: MANFDFDQAEGLRRMLAGPQPRVMTFLSATPQDDKGAMLVNLGASLVYGGNDVLLLDASGGSDGVAARLGLAHGASLRDVARQQCGLNQVIHQVPQGFGVASLGARNHLMDSMDYAGEEELRRLGKTFDVLARRSGIVLVDGVVADEGACFPVPLMASSDIVVQVSTSATSIKAAYCLIKRLSQELGRRPFGILVTGASESEAKVVYDNMAQAASRYLAVKLTSMGSVPADEYLHRAARLGRSVVDAFPLAGASVAFRGLAERLARSAAPVLGGTLYQTGSPHQFSA; this comes from the coding sequence TTGGCTAATTTCGATTTCGACCAGGCTGAAGGCTTGCGCCGCATGCTGGCCGGCCCGCAGCCGCGCGTCATGACGTTTCTCTCGGCCACGCCGCAGGACGACAAGGGCGCCATGCTGGTCAACCTGGGTGCTTCGCTCGTCTACGGCGGCAATGACGTGCTGTTGCTTGACGCCAGCGGCGGCAGCGATGGCGTGGCCGCGCGCCTGGGACTGGCGCACGGCGCCAGCCTGCGCGACGTGGCGCGCCAGCAGTGCGGCTTGAACCAGGTCATCCACCAGGTGCCGCAAGGCTTTGGCGTGGCGAGCCTGGGCGCGCGCAACCATTTGATGGACAGCATGGACTATGCGGGCGAGGAGGAATTGCGCCGCCTGGGCAAGACTTTCGACGTGCTGGCGCGCCGGAGCGGCATCGTGCTGGTCGACGGCGTCGTGGCAGACGAGGGCGCCTGCTTCCCCGTGCCCTTGATGGCGTCGTCCGATATCGTCGTGCAAGTCTCCACCAGCGCCACCTCGATCAAGGCGGCGTACTGCCTGATCAAGCGCCTGAGCCAGGAACTGGGACGCCGTCCGTTCGGTATTCTCGTCACCGGCGCTTCCGAATCCGAAGCAAAAGTGGTATACGATAATATGGCACAGGCGGCGAGCCGTTACCTGGCCGTGAAGCTGACGTCGATGGGTTCGGTGCCTGCCGATGAGTATCTGCACCGCGCGGCGCGCCTGGGCCGCAGCGTGGTCGATGCGTTTCCGCTGGCCGGCGCCTCGGTGGCGTTTCGCGGACTGGCCGAGCGGCTGGCCCGTTCGGCGGCGCCCGTGCTCGGCGGCACCTTGTACCAGACGGGGAGCCCGCACCAGTTCAGCGCCTGA